A genomic window from Glycine soja cultivar W05 chromosome 10, ASM419377v2, whole genome shotgun sequence includes:
- the LOC114370923 gene encoding auxin-responsive protein IAA30-like, with protein MGKASSSSSSSISSCRNPSNSTASSLTHQHSQDHLRTDLRLGLSLSATQHVGSSSSGGHWQPMQPHLISSFSQATEVNDCSDHTSFFVKVYMEGIPIGRKLNLLAHDGYHELVKTLEQMFDTTILWGTEMDGVQPERCHVLTYEDGEGDLIMVGDVPWEMFLSAVKRLKITRVEAFG; from the exons ATGGGCAAAGCCTCTAGttcttcctcctcctctatCTCCAGCTGCAGAAACCCTTCCAATTCAACTGCATCCTCTCTCACACACCAACATAGTCAAGACCACCTTCGCACagatcttaggcttggactaagCCTTTCCGCTACTCAACATGTTGGCTCTTCTAGTTCAGG GGGACACTGGCAACCGATGCAGCCACATCTAATAAGTAGTTTTTCACAAGCTACTGAAGTGAATGATTGCAGCGATCATACCAGCTTCTTTGTGAAGGTGTACATGGAAGGCATTCCGATTGGTAGAAAACTCAACTTGTTAGCTCATGATGGTTATCACGAGTTAGTAAAGACTCTTGAACAGATGTTTGACACTACCATTCTGT GGGGGACTGAAATGGATGGAGTGCAACCAGAGAGATGTCATGTTCTAACTTATGAAGATGGAGAAGGAGATTTGATTATGGTTGGGGATGTCCCTTGGGA GATGTTCTTATCAGCTGTAAAGAGGTTGAAGATCACAAGGGTGGAGGCATTCGGGTGA
- the LOC114372105 gene encoding protoporphyrinogen oxidase 1, chloroplastic, with protein sequence MVSVFNEILFPPNQTLLRPSLHSPTSFFTSPTRKFPRSRPNPILRCSIAEESTASPPKTRDSAPVDCVVVGGGVSGLCIAQALATKHANANVVVTEARDRVGGNITTMERDGYLWEEGPNSFQPSDPMLTMVVDSGLKDELVLGDPDAPRFVLWNRKLRPVPGKLTDLPFFDLMSIGGKIRAGFGALGIRPPPPGHEESVEEFVRRNLGDEVFERLIEPFCSGVYAGDPSKLSMKAAFGKVWKLEKNGGSIIGGTFKAIQERNGASKPPRDPRLPKPKGQTVGSFRKGLTMLPDAISARLGNKVKLSWKLSSISKLDSGEYSLTYETPEGVVSLQCKTVVLTIPSYVASTLLRPLSAAAADALSKFYYPPVAAVSISYPKEAIRSECLIDGELKGFGQLHPRSQGVETLGTIYSSSLFPNRAPPGRVLLLNYIGGATNTGILSKTDSELVETVDRDLRKILINPNAQDPFVVGVRLWPQAIPQFLVGHLDLLDVAKASIRNTGFEGLFLGGNYVSGVALGRCVEGAYEVAAEVNDFLTNRVYK encoded by the exons ATGGTTTCCGTCTTCAACGAGATCCTATTCCCGCCGAACCAAACCCTTCTTCGCCCCTCCCTCCATTCCCCAACCTCTTTCTTCACCTCTCCCACTCGAAAATTCCCTCGCTCTCGCCCTAACCCTATTCTACGCTGCTCCATTGCGGAGGAATCCACCGCGTCTCCGCCCAAAACCAGAGACTCCGCCCCCGTGGACTGCGTCGTCGTCGGCGGAGGCGTCAGCGGCCTCTGCATCGCCCAGGCCCTCGCCACCAAACACGCCAATGCCAACGTCGTCGTCACGGAGGCCCGAGACCGCGTCGGCGGCAACATCACCACGATGGAGAGGGACGGATACCTCTGGGAAGAAGGCCCCAACAGCTTCCAGCCTTCTGATCCAATGCTCACCATGGTG GTGGACAGTGGTTTAAAGGATGAGCTTGTTTTGGGGGATCCTGATGCACCTCGGTTTGTGTTGTGGAACAGGAAGTTGAGGCCGGTGCCCGGGAAGCTGACTGATTTGCCTTTCTTTGACTTGATGAGCATTGGTGGCAAAATCAGGGCTGGCTTTGGTGCGCTTGGAATTCGGCCTCCTCCTCCA GGTCATGAGGAATCGGTTGAAGAGTTTGTTCGTCGGAACCTTGGTGATGAGGTTTTTGAACGGTTGATAGAGCCTTTTTGTTCAG GGGTCTATGCAGGCGATCCTTCAAAATTAAGTATGAAAGCAGCATTCGGGAAAGTTTGGAAGCTGGAAAAAAATGGTGGTAGCATTATTGGTGGAACTTTCAAAGCAATACAAGAGAGAAATGGAGCTTCAAAACCACCTCGAGATCC GCGTCTGCCAAAACCAAAAGGTCAGACTGTTGGATCTTTCCGGAAGGGACTTACCATGTTGCCTGATGCAATTTCTGCCAG ACTAGGCAACAAAGTAAAGTTATCTTGGAAGCTTTCAAGTATTAGTAAACTGGATAGTGGAGAGTACAGTTTGACATATGAAACACCAGAAGGAGTGGTTTCTTTGCAGTGCAAAACTGTTGTCCTGACCATTCCTTCCTATGTTGCTAGTACATTGCTGCGTCCTCTGTCT GCTGCTGCTGCAGATGCACTTTCAAAGTTTTATTACCCTCCAGTTGCTGCAGTTTCCATATCCTATCCAAAAGAAGCTATTAGATCAGAATGCTTGATAGATGGTGAGTTGAAGGGGTTTGGTCAATTGCATCCACGTAGCCAAGGAGTGGAAACATTAG GAACTATATACAGCTCATCACTATTCCCCAACCGAGCACCACCTGGAAGGGTTCTACTCTTGAATTACATTGGAGGAGCAACTAATACTGGAATTTTATCAAAG ACGGACAGTGAACTTGTGGAAACAGTTGATCGAGATTTGAGGAAAATCCTTATAAACCCAAATGCCCAGGATCCATTTGTAGTGGGGGTGAGACTGTGGCCTCAAGCTATTCCACAGTTCTTAGTTGGCCATCTTGATCTTCTAGATGTTGCTAAAGCTTCTATCAGAAATACTGGGTTTGAAGGGCTCTTCCTTGGGGGTAATTATGTGTCTGGCGTTGCCTTGGGACGATGCGTTGAGGGAGCCTATGAGGTAGCAGCTGAAGTAAACGATTTTCTCACAAATAGAGTGTACAAATAG